The genome window GCGGGCTAGTAGCGGAGCAGCCTATGAGGCAAATATCGCTCTCATAGAGGACGGGCTTGGCTTGCTAAACGAGCTAAAACAAGTCGGATTTAAAATTTACGCCACGGCAAGCGGCGGCAAAAACGCTCACGAGGTCAAATTTAACCAAAAAGTCGCGCTCGTGATGGGCAGCGAAGGCGAAGGTTTGCACAAAAAAGTCCTTGCCAAAAGCGACGAAATAGTAGGAATAAAAATGAAAAACGACTGGGACAGCCTAAACGTCTCGGCTGCGTTTGCCATACTTTGCGATAGGATTATAAATGAATGATATAAGTTTGATAAAAGAGCTGGGACTAAACGAAGTCGCGAGAAGAACTCATATAGAGGCCGAACACCTAGGCTACATCGCTGATAAAAATTTTGAAAAATTGGTACGTTTAAACGTTAAAGGCTTCATTAAAATTTTAGAGCGCGAACTGGATATCGATTTTGCGCAGTGGATGAGCGAATATGAGGCGTTTATGTCCGAGCACAATCAAAACAATGAGCACAAAAGCATAACCGTATCGCCTAAGATCTCCGCATACACCGCGGACGGCGGGCACTCTAATACAGGCGTGAAACTTCTTATATTAGCGCTCATTATAGCCGTTGCCGGCGTAATTTATGTGCTTAACGAAGGTGATTACTTTAGCAATGTTTTAAATATTTTTGAAGACAAGAACAAAAGCGTCACCTATACCGGAGCCGTCGCCGTCCAACAAGCGGCCAAAAGCCTAAACGAAGCAAAACAAGAGAGTAAAAACGCTACAAACGACGAAAATCTATACGCCATAAAAAATCTCGAGCCGATTTTACCAACCGAAGAAAATGCATCCGTAGCCGTTGTCGTGCCTGAAGTAAATTTGAGCGTAAATAGCGATAAAAACGAAACCACGCAAGCAAATAAAGAAGAAAATATCACGCAAAATCAAGAGCAAAATACCTTAAGCGATGCCTCCAAAGAGATAAAGCAAGCAAGCGACGATAAAATTTGGCATCTAACGGCAAGCACCAAAGAGATAAAAATCGTACCGCGCAAAAAAACGTGGCTGGGCGTTATAAATTTGGACGAAAACAAAAAGCGCTCTTTAGATACCGCAAATAGCTTTACGATCGAAATAGGCAAAAAACAGCTCGCTGTAACCGGACACGGCGACATAAACCTCGAAATAGACGGGCAAACGATCAAATTTGGCGACGATAGGCCAAAAAGATTTTTAATAGAAAAAGACAAGGTTTCACTGCTCACATACGACGAATTCGTGGCTCTAAACAAAGGCAAATCGTGGTAAAAAAGCTCGTACTTTTAGCTGTTAGCGCGGCCCTTTGCTTTGCGGGCAGCGTGGTGGATATAGCAGGTGGCTTGCTTGGTCAAAATAGCGCAAAAGCGACTCAGCTCTTTGGCGACGGCTCGGCGTATCTAAACGCAAGCGGCAAGCCCGATATCGCTAAAATTTCAAACGTTTTAAAGTCAAATTTGCTCCTGCGTCTATCCTACAAACAAAACGTCAAAGTAAATATCAAATTTATCTCGCGCCAAAACAACCCGCTACTTATCATGAAGATCGCCAAAGACGCTCTAAACGGACTAGGCTACAACAACATCCTAACGAGCGAATTTTCTAACGCCGGCGGCGCGCTTTGGGGCGTGACGATCGACACTAAATTTATCCCGGATCCAGGCTCGCTCTACGCCGCGCTTAAAGAAAGCGGCACCGAGATAACCGACATCAACAGGCCCGGCGAGCTATCCTACGAGTACGTTATCGACGCGTCAAATTCCTCTATAAACCAAACTCCCGTGCAATTTTCGCAAGAAGTTCAGCTCTCAAAGCCGCTCGAGCCCTATCTCATCGACGCTAGCGGCGCAAAAAGCGCGGTCATAAGCGCTAGCGCAGAGGATCGTTGGTCCGCCGTCGTGAGAATTTTGGATAAAAATTTAAATTTGCTTGACGAAAAGCAAACTAGCAAACCCGTAAATAGCCTAAAAGTCTCGCTTCCTCAAAATGCGAAATACATAATGATCGACGATGCGGTCAGCCTAGAAAATATCAAACGGGGACTCAAAATCTACCTAGAATAAGGAGAAATTCATGTTTGACGAGATTAGATTTAATACGATAGAACGACTTCCAAACTACGTATTTGCCGAGGTGAACGCCATAAAAATGGCCGCACGCCGAGCGGGCGAAGATATCATCGACTTTTCGATGGGAAACCCGGAGGGTCGCACGCCTCAGCACATCGTCGATAAGCTCTGCGAAAGCGCGCAAAAAGACAAAACTCACGGCTACTCGGCGAGCGCAGGCATCTACAAACTACGCCTAGCCATCTGTAACTGGTACAAGCGCAAATACGGCGTAAATTTGGACCCAGACACTGAGGCCGTCGCCGTTATGGGCAGCAAAGAGGGCTTTGTGCACCTAGCTCAAGCCGTGATAAACCCGGGCGACGTCGCCGTAGTGCCCGATCCTGCATATCCGATCCACACGCAGGCGTTTTTGTTCGCGGGCGGTAGCGTAGCAAAGATGCCGCTAAAGTACAACGACAAATTTGAGCTTGACGAAAATAAATTTTTCGAAGACCTACTTCACACTATCCGCTCAAGCTCGCCGAAACCTAAATACGTCGTCGTAAATTTCCCGCACAATCCTACGACCGTAACCGTGCAAAAGAGCTTCTACGAGCGGCTAGTGGCTATGAGTAAACAAGAGCGTTTTTACGTGATCTCCGACATCGCCTACGCAGACCTTACTTTTGACGGCTACAAGACGCCGAGCATCTTTGAAGTAGAAGGCGCAAAAGACGTCGCCGTCGAGTGTTACACCCTATCAAAAAGCTACAATATGGCCGGCTGGCGCGTAGGATTTTTATGCGGAAACAAGCGACTTTGCGCCGCGCTTAAAAAGATAAAATCATGGGTCGACTACGGCATGTTTACCCCGATCCAAGTCTCAGCAACCGTCGCGCTAGACGGCGATCAAAGCTGCGTCGAGGACATCCGTCAAATTTACGAAAAACGTCGCGACGTGATGCTAGAGGCCTTTGCAAGTGCCGGCTGGGAGATGCATAAGCCAAGCTCGAGTATGTTTATCTGGGCAAAAATCCCGCCGCAAGTCGGAAACATCGGCAGCCTCGAGTTTTCTAAACAGCTGCTTACTAAAGCTAGCGTCGCGGTGAGCCCGGGTATCGGCTTTGGCGAGGGCGGCAACGACTACGTGCGCCTTGCTCTCATCGAGAACGAAAATCGTATCCGCCAAGCAGCGCGAAACATCAAAAAATATCTGAAAGAATTTGCATGAATATAGCCATTTTAGGCGTCGGCACGGTCGGAGAAGCCGTAGCTAAAATTTTACTCCAAAATAAAAAACTAATCGCGGCAAGATGCGGCGAGGAGATAGTTCCGGTTATCGGCGTCGTTAGAAATTTAAGCAAAAAAAGAGACGTCGCCATCCCTCTCACGGACGATATAGATAGCGTCCTAGAGCGCGACGATATCGACGTTTTCGTCGAGCTTATGGGCGGCGTCGAGGAGCCTTTTAGGGTCGTTAGCAAAATTTTAGAGCGTAAAAAAGCCGTCGTAACGGCAAACAAAGCGCTACTAGCCTATCACCGCTACGCCCTGCAAAATTTGGCGCAAAACACGCCCTTTGGCTTCGAGGCTAGCGTCGCGGGCGGCATACCTATCATCAGAGCCCTTCGCGAGGGCCTTAGCGCAAACCACATCCTAAGTATCAACGGGATTTTAAACGGCACGAGCAACTACATCTTAACCTCGATGATGAGCAAGGGCTCAAATTTCGCGGACGCGCTAAAAAAAGCCCAGGAGCTAGGCTATGCCGAGGCCGATCCGACCTTTGACGTCGGAGGCTTTGACGCGGCGCATAAGCTACTGATCCTAGCCAGCATCGCATACGGCGTACACGGCAACCCCGAAGACATCCTGATAGAAGGCATCGAAGGCATAACGCCCGAGGACATCTTTTTTGCCAACGATTTCGAGTACGTCATCAAACTGCTCGCCATCGCCAAAAAAACCGGCGACAAGGTTGAGCTGCGCGTGCATCCGGCGCTAGTACCCAAAGATAAAATGATAGCTAAAACAGACGGCGTGACAAATGCCGTGAGCGTAGTGGGCGACGCGGTCGGCGAGACGATGTTTTACGGTCCGGGCGCTGGCGGTCCGGCGACGGCAAGCTCGGTCATCAGCGATCTGATCGACATCGCCAGGGACGGCAAATCTCCGATGCTAGGCTACAAGGCGCCCTTTGAGCTAAACGCGCTTGAGCTTTTAGACCCGAGCGAAATTTGCACGAAGTATTATTTTAGGCTTAGGGTCGAGGACAAGGTCGGCGTACTGGCTAAAATCACGAATTTAATGAGCGAAAACAACCTCTCTATCGATAGCCTGCTACAAAAACCAAAGGACGAGAGTCCGTATGCGACGCTATTTTTCACGACGCATACGAGCGTGGAAAAGGACGTAAGGCGCACTATGGAAATTTTGCAAGAGCAAGAGTTTGTAAAAGAAAAGCCTTTTATGATGAGGATAGAAGAGTAAAATTTGGGGCTTAGGGCGTATCTTTTCGGCAAGAGTTCAGAAGATCTGGCTTGCGAGTTTTTGCTAAAAAACGGCTGCGAGATACTCGCTAGAAATTTTAGCTCCAAATTCGGCGAGATCGATGTCATCGCCAAAAAAGACGGCGTTTTGCGCTTCGTTGAAATCAAAGCTACACAGGGCGACTACGAGGTGGAGTACCGCCTTACGCCCGCTAAATTTAATAAAATTTTAAAAACTATCGACTTTTATCTGCTACAAAACGGCGCAAATGCCGATTTTCAGGTCGATTTGATCGCGATAAAAAAGGACGAGATAAAGTGGATAGAAAATATTAGTTTGTAAAAATTCTTATTTAGCTAAAATTTAAATACTTTCGTGTATAATTACAACTATCTTTAAAAAGGAGAATAAAATGGGAAAATACGTAGAACTAACGACTGCGAATTTCGACGTCGCTAAAGAGGGCGTCGCGCTAGTAGATTTTTGGGCGCCTTGGTGCGGACCTTGCCGTATGCTTGCTCCGGTCATCGACGAGCTAGCCGAGGAGTTTGAGGGCAAAGCTAAAATTTGTAAAGTAAACACCGACGAGGTGCAAGACCTAGCCGTAGAATTCGGCATCCGCTCGATCCCTACGCTTCTATTTTTCAAAAACGGCGAAGTCGTAGAGCAAATGGTCGGCGCACAATCAAAACAAGCCATTGCCGATAAGATAAATTCGCTTCTTTAATGGTTTTTAGACGAGGAGGAAGCCTGCTTCCTCTCACCTCCGTTTTTGCGTCTTTTATCGGTGCAGCGCTGGTAGCAGGCGTATTTGCTTACAACAATTACAGATTTTCGCAGTATAAATTCGTAAATTTTAACGAGCTGGTTTTTTACGAGCAGGCTCAAATTTTCGCACCGCAAGACGATAAATTTTTACTTGTGGTTTTTAGCTCCAACCAATCAAACTGGAGAGAAATTTTAAAAACTTCGACTAAGGATTTAAAAATCGTCGCCGTGGACTTGCTCCAAAAACGCGCGCCAAGCGAGGGAAATATAAATTTCGTCGCTTCGGATATAAATACGATTTTAAAGCTGATGCACGTCCTAAATATCACGGCTTTGCCCGCTAGCGTGGAGCTAAAGGCGCAAAAGGGCGGCGTTTATAAACAAGATTCAAAAATAAATAAAATTTAAAAGGAAGAAATATGTTAGATTTAGCAATCATCGGAGGCGGTCCTGCCGGACTTAGCGCGGGACTTTACGCCACTCGCGGCGGACTAAAAAACGTCGTAATGTTTGAAAAAGGAATGCCGGGCGGCCAAATCACGGGCAGCTCAGAGATAGAAAACTATCCAGGTCAAAAAGCGCCCGGCGAGAGCGGCATAGACTTTATGAGCACGTGGGTCGCGCAGTGCACGCATTTTGGCCTAAAGCACGAGTTGGCGGGCGTCGAGCGTGTGGTAAAAAACTCTGACGGCAGCTTCACGGTCAAGCTTGAAGGCGGCAAAGAAGAGCTCGCCAAAGCAGTCATCGTGGCTACCGGCTCCACTCCGCGCCGCGCGGGCTTTGCGGGCGAGGACGAGTTTTTCGGCAGAGGCGTGAGCACCTGCGCGACTTGCGACGGATTTTTCTATAAAAACAAAGAGGTTGCGGTTCTAGGCGGCGGCGACACGGCGATCGAGGAGGCTCTATATCTAGCCAACATCTGCTCGCGCGTCTACATCATCCACCGCAGAGACGAGTTTCGCGCAGCGCCCGTCACGCTAGAAAAGGCTCGCGCTAACGCCAAAATCGAGTTCATCACAAGCGCCACGATCAAGCAAGCTTACGGCGACAAAGCAGGCCTAGCAGGCCTAATCATAAATACGAAAGAGGGCGAGCGCGATCTAAAAGTGCCGGGCGTTTTCGTATTCGTCGGACTTAACGTAAACAACGACGTCCTTCGCCAAGAAAACGGCGAATTCGTATGCAAAACCGAGGACGGCGGCCAAGTTAGCGTCGATCTGAAGATGCAAACTAGCGTACCTGGACTATTTGCCGCGGGCGACATCAGAAAAGACGCGCCAAAACAAGTTATCGTAGCCGCAGGAGACGGCGCCGTAGCGGCCCTTAGCGCGCTTAGCTACATCGAGAGCCTGCACTAAGATTTATCAAATTTAGCCGAGCTTTTCGGCTAAATTTCTCTTTTTACTTCAAATTTTCTCAAATTTACCGAGTTTTGCTTTGTCCTTTCAAATTTAGTCAAATTTGTCTTGATTTAAATTTCACCGCATTTTCCAAATTCCCATCCAAATTTCACTCAAATTTAACCGCCTTTTGGCTAAGATTTCGCAAATTTGACTTAAGGGATAAATTTGAACAAACTCGCACTTAGCCTCGCCGCTCTTTGCCTTATCGTTTTCGTAAATTTTATTTACGAAAAGCTATCCGGCCCCACTCGTTTCGTAGTTACCGCCGATACTAAGATAATCCCGGGTTCGGAGCTAAGCAAATACGTAACGCAAGAGGAGATAGACGACTTTGCTTTTAGATACTGGGATATAGATAAGCAGATAAAAGACGACGCATTTGCCGAAAATTTCCGCAAGCTTTTAAAATCAAAGCAAACGGATCAAATTTTAAAATTTATGCAAGATAATAACATTAGCGTAGACTCTCCCGTCATAGACGGCGTTACTCCTTTGATGTACGCTAGCTTTTACGACGACGAAGTCACAGCAAAAAGACTCATGGATATGGGCGCAAACGCTCGAGCGCAAGATAACTACAAACTCTCGCCCCTGGCCTACGCCATAGAAAACAACTCTACAAAGACTGCCAAGCTACTACTTGATAGCGGGGTTAAATTTGATGAAGTAAAGGCGGTACAGTACTACATAGATCCTCCGTTTTATAACAACATAGAAAAGCTTATCATAGACGGAGACGATGTAAAGATAGTATTTCGAGATAATTATCAAGTCAATAAAGAATCCAAAGACGCAAATAACCCCATGAGGTATATAGTATGGCATAACTATGTCGAAATGGCCGATATAATCCTTGCTAGCGGGTATAGACCGAAACTAGACGATCATCCAAATACGTTTTTTCACGGACTAAGGGACGATTCTGATTTTATGCGCTCTTTATATATCTCGCTAGATAGTCACCCAAACTACGAACCTATGCTAGAGCTTCTTTTAAAATACGATGTCGTAGGGCAACCTACGAAAGAAGAGCTAAAGAAGGCGTATGAGGAGTGCTACGATAACGTAAAATACTATACGAAAGAAAAAGAAAACTATATCTATAAGATGAATCAAGGCAGAGACGAAGAGGCCGAGGAAAAGATACAAAGAACCAATAATAAATACAAATATGCTCCTTACTGGCACATATATCAAGACGGTCTTTTACAATACAAACCAAAGCCGATAGACCCGAAACGAATAAAAAGATTTGACAATCAAATAAATTTTCATTCACAGTTTTGCCCCGACGAAAATGCTACGTTTAAAGACATTAGGGCTTTTATCAAATGGGCAAACGAAATAGAAAAACGAGACGGGATAAATAGCGCCATAGGTAGAGCCAAAAAGGGCATGGCTCAGGTGATTTACATAGATAGCAACCTAAGTAAATCAGACTCAAACTCAAATTTACAAAGCAAATAGATAAAAGGAGATAAAATGTCAGCGAAAATTTGAGTTAAATTTGAGCGAGTTTAACTCAAATTTCGTTTGACGAGGGAAAAATTTAGCTTCAAATTTAACAGCTCCCAGCCGAGTCTAAAGCCAAATTTCGCTCGTCGCCCAAGCGGCAAATCAAATTTACCGCCGAGGCTTAAATTTACTTCGCCAAGGCTGGATTATTTACGCTTATCACGACGTTTTTCTCGTCCAGATAGAGCTTCGCCGCATCTTTCACGTCCTGCTCGGTGAGCGCATTTACCGCGTTTTCGTACTCATCAAGGCTTAAAATCTCATCGCCGAAAACCAGCTCGCGCATGAGCGCGCGCGTCCAAAAATCGCCCTGAACGTAGGATTGGCGCATTTTTACGAGTGCCGATTTTTTGAAATTTTGCAGATAGCGCTTAACGTCCGCGCCGCCTTTTAGCTCGGCGACGTTTGATTTTATCTCGCCCAGCACGGCGTTTACGTTATCAGGCGCAGCCGTAAAACCAAAATGCGCGGTGAAGCTTTCGTACGGATATTTTGCGAGATTCATATGCACGCCCAGGCCGTAGACCTGCCCGCGGTCCTCGCGCACGTCCTCGCGTAACATCATCGAAAGCATCGCAGATAGGGCGTTTACGCGCAGTAACTCCGAGTGCGAATACTTCACGTTTTCGCTTTTCATTATCATCGCGGCGTCGCTTCGCTGCGTGGTTTGGTAGCTTCGCTTAAACTCCCGCTCGCCAGAAATCGTCCTTACGCCGTCATCTACGAAGTTTTCACG of Campylobacter showae contains these proteins:
- a CDS encoding phosphatidylglycerophosphate synthase, with amino-acid sequence MNDISLIKELGLNEVARRTHIEAEHLGYIADKNFEKLVRLNVKGFIKILERELDIDFAQWMSEYEAFMSEHNQNNEHKSITVSPKISAYTADGGHSNTGVKLLILALIIAVAGVIYVLNEGDYFSNVLNIFEDKNKSVTYTGAVAVQQAAKSLNEAKQESKNATNDENLYAIKNLEPILPTEENASVAVVVPEVNLSVNSDKNETTQANKEENITQNQEQNTLSDASKEIKQASDDKIWHLTASTKEIKIVPRKKTWLGVINLDENKKRSLDTANSFTIEIGKKQLAVTGHGDINLEIDGQTIKFGDDRPKRFLIEKDKVSLLTYDEFVALNKGKSW
- a CDS encoding homoserine dehydrogenase yields the protein MNIAILGVGTVGEAVAKILLQNKKLIAARCGEEIVPVIGVVRNLSKKRDVAIPLTDDIDSVLERDDIDVFVELMGGVEEPFRVVSKILERKKAVVTANKALLAYHRYALQNLAQNTPFGFEASVAGGIPIIRALREGLSANHILSINGILNGTSNYILTSMMSKGSNFADALKKAQELGYAEADPTFDVGGFDAAHKLLILASIAYGVHGNPEDILIEGIEGITPEDIFFANDFEYVIKLLAIAKKTGDKVELRVHPALVPKDKMIAKTDGVTNAVSVVGDAVGETMFYGPGAGGPATASSVISDLIDIARDGKSPMLGYKAPFELNALELLDPSEICTKYYFRLRVEDKVGVLAKITNLMSENNLSIDSLLQKPKDESPYATLFFTTHTSVEKDVRRTMEILQEQEFVKEKPFMMRIEE
- a CDS encoding NAD(P)/FAD-dependent oxidoreductase; this encodes MLDLAIIGGGPAGLSAGLYATRGGLKNVVMFEKGMPGGQITGSSEIENYPGQKAPGESGIDFMSTWVAQCTHFGLKHELAGVERVVKNSDGSFTVKLEGGKEELAKAVIVATGSTPRRAGFAGEDEFFGRGVSTCATCDGFFYKNKEVAVLGGGDTAIEEALYLANICSRVYIIHRRDEFRAAPVTLEKARANAKIEFITSATIKQAYGDKAGLAGLIINTKEGERDLKVPGVFVFVGLNVNNDVLRQENGEFVCKTEDGGQVSVDLKMQTSVPGLFAAGDIRKDAPKQVIVAAGDGAVAALSALSYIESLH
- the trxA gene encoding thioredoxin: MGKYVELTTANFDVAKEGVALVDFWAPWCGPCRMLAPVIDELAEEFEGKAKICKVNTDEVQDLAVEFGIRSIPTLLFFKNGEVVEQMVGAQSKQAIADKINSLL
- a CDS encoding LL-diaminopimelate aminotransferase — encoded protein: MFDEIRFNTIERLPNYVFAEVNAIKMAARRAGEDIIDFSMGNPEGRTPQHIVDKLCESAQKDKTHGYSASAGIYKLRLAICNWYKRKYGVNLDPDTEAVAVMGSKEGFVHLAQAVINPGDVAVVPDPAYPIHTQAFLFAGGSVAKMPLKYNDKFELDENKFFEDLLHTIRSSSPKPKYVVVNFPHNPTTVTVQKSFYERLVAMSKQERFYVISDIAYADLTFDGYKTPSIFEVEGAKDVAVECYTLSKSYNMAGWRVGFLCGNKRLCAALKKIKSWVDYGMFTPIQVSATVALDGDQSCVEDIRQIYEKRRDVMLEAFASAGWEMHKPSSSMFIWAKIPPQVGNIGSLEFSKQLLTKASVAVSPGIGFGEGGNDYVRLALIENENRIRQAARNIKKYLKEFA
- a CDS encoding ankyrin repeat domain-containing protein, which produces MNKLALSLAALCLIVFVNFIYEKLSGPTRFVVTADTKIIPGSELSKYVTQEEIDDFAFRYWDIDKQIKDDAFAENFRKLLKSKQTDQILKFMQDNNISVDSPVIDGVTPLMYASFYDDEVTAKRLMDMGANARAQDNYKLSPLAYAIENNSTKTAKLLLDSGVKFDEVKAVQYYIDPPFYNNIEKLIIDGDDVKIVFRDNYQVNKESKDANNPMRYIVWHNYVEMADIILASGYRPKLDDHPNTFFHGLRDDSDFMRSLYISLDSHPNYEPMLELLLKYDVVGQPTKEELKKAYEECYDNVKYYTKEKENYIYKMNQGRDEEAEEKIQRTNNKYKYAPYWHIYQDGLLQYKPKPIDPKRIKRFDNQINFHSQFCPDENATFKDIRAFIKWANEIEKRDGINSAIGRAKKGMAQVIYIDSNLSKSDSNSNLQSK
- a CDS encoding YraN family protein encodes the protein MGLRAYLFGKSSEDLACEFLLKNGCEILARNFSSKFGEIDVIAKKDGVLRFVEIKATQGDYEVEYRLTPAKFNKILKTIDFYLLQNGANADFQVDLIAIKKDEIKWIENISL